The following proteins come from a genomic window of Triticum aestivum cultivar Chinese Spring chromosome 6A, IWGSC CS RefSeq v2.1, whole genome shotgun sequence:
- the LOC123127587 gene encoding beta-1,4-mannosyl-glycoprotein 4-beta-N-acetylglucosaminyltransferase, translating to MESAGYYTNCKKTDGICEGICDGEHGSKAVLSMSRLKCALRGFDLKALLFLLIGVPIIIFVIYVHGQKVTYFLRPIWEKPPKPFTVLPHYYHENVSMANLCKLHGWKVREAPRRVFDAVLFSNELDILDIRWHELSPYVSEFVLLESNSTFTGLEKKLHFKENRQKFEFAESRLTYGMIGGRFVKGENPFVEESYQRVALDQLLKIAGITDDDLLIMSDVDEIPSGHTINLLRWCDDTPEILHLQLKNYLYSFQFMLDDKSWRASVHRYRAGKTRYAHYRQTDDLLADSGWHCSFCFRYINDFVFKMKAYSHVDRIRFSYFLNPKRIQHVICQGADLFDMLPEEYTFQEIIAKLGPIPSTYSAVHLPAYLLEKVDQYRYLLPGNCMRESG from the exons ATGGAGTCTGCCGGCTACTACACCAACTGCAAGAAGACCGACGGAATCTGCGAGGGCATCTGCGACGGCGAG CATGGTTCAAAGGCTGTTCTGAGCATGTCAAGGCTGAAGTGTGCACTTCGGGGATTTGATTTAAAGGCCCTTCTGTTCCTGCTGATTGGTGTGCCGATTATAATTTTCGTCATATATGTTCATGGCCAGAAGGTCACTTATTTCCTCAGACCAATCTGGGAGAAGCCCCCGAAGCCTTTCACTGTACTTCCTCACTACTATCATGAAAATGTTTCGATGGCAAACCTCTGCAAGTTGCATGGATGGAAGGTCCGAGAGGCTCCACGGCGTGTCTTTGACGCGGTGCTTTTCAGCAACGAGCTTGACATTCTTGATATTCGTTGGCACGAGCTTAGCCCGTATGTGTCAGAATTTGTGCTGCTCGAGTCCAATTCAACATTTACTGGCCTTGAAAAGAAGCTCCACTTCAAGGAAAACCGCCAAAAGTTTGAGTTTGCTGAATCACGGTTGACCTATGGTATGATAGGGGGGAGGTTTGTGAAGGGTGAGAACCCATTTGTGGAGGAATCATATCAGAGAGTCGCGCTTGACCAGCTTCTAAAGATCGCCGGGATCACCGACGATGACCTGTTGATTATGTCTGATGTTGATGAGATCCCAAGTGGTCATACAATCAACCTGTTGAGATGGTGCGATGATACGCCTGAGATACTTCACCTTCAGCTGAAGAACTATCTCTACTCGTTTCAATTTATGCTTGATGATAAGAGTTGGAGGGCTTCAGTACACAGATACCGAGCGGGGAAGACGAGGTATGCCCATTACCGGCAAACTGACGACCTTCTGGCAGACTCAGGATGGCACTGCAGCTTTTGCTTTCGGTACATAAATGATTTTGTCTTCAAAATGAAAGCCTACAGCCATGTGGACCGGATCAGATTCAGCTACTTCCTGAACCCCAAAAGAATTCAGCATGTGATATGCCAAGGGGCTGATCTCTTTGATATGCTTCCGGAGGAGTACACGTTCCAAGAGATCATCGCCAAGCTTGGTCCAATCCCAAGTACGTATTCAGCGGTTCATCTTCCCGCCTATCTGCTCGAGAAGGTTGATCAGTACAGGTATCTTCTTCCTGGCAACTGCATGAGAGAAAGTGGGTAG